From a single Streptomyces sp. NBC_00237 genomic region:
- a CDS encoding trypsin-like serine protease, which yields MMRRTRALMLTALLVVTGTALSAAPASAVIGGQKSAYGPWAVRMLVDGQPVCTGTAVSDQWILSASHCFYEQALPIADKRISFRVGNLDMRKGTTVRPLPGKREGSAQADMLLIKVAPMKIRTAALSTAPVRPGQTVRQYGWGATCEGDENACQSPVLKQSDLKIVRSSDPRCAGHNLPDGPDFCMEKVTGIPAGGDSGGPIMSIAPQGKEVLLGVFNGSDREKIAEAGEVSRQLAWIRSVVRR from the coding sequence ATGATGCGTCGCACGCGTGCCCTGATGCTGACCGCCCTGCTGGTGGTGACCGGCACGGCACTGTCGGCCGCACCGGCGTCCGCCGTGATCGGCGGCCAGAAGAGCGCGTACGGGCCGTGGGCGGTGCGCATGCTCGTCGACGGGCAGCCGGTGTGCACGGGGACCGCGGTCAGCGACCAGTGGATCCTCAGCGCCTCGCACTGCTTCTACGAACAGGCGCTGCCGATCGCCGACAAGCGGATCTCGTTCCGCGTCGGCAACCTCGACATGCGCAAGGGCACCACCGTGCGTCCGCTGCCCGGGAAGCGGGAGGGCAGCGCGCAGGCGGACATGCTGCTGATCAAGGTCGCGCCGATGAAGATCCGTACGGCGGCCCTGTCCACCGCCCCGGTCCGTCCAGGCCAGACCGTCCGGCAGTACGGCTGGGGCGCCACCTGCGAAGGCGACGAGAACGCCTGCCAGTCCCCCGTGCTCAAGCAGTCGGACCTGAAGATCGTGCGGTCGAGCGATCCCCGGTGCGCGGGCCACAACCTGCCGGACGGTCCGGACTTCTGCATGGAGAAGGTGACCGGGATTCCCGCCGGGGGCGACTCCGGGGGGCCGATCATGAGCATCGCCCCGCAGGGCAAGGAGGTCCTGCTCGGCGTCTTCAACGGTTCCGACCGGGAGAAGATCGCCGAGGCCGGGGAGGTCTCCCGGCAGCTGGCCTGGATCCGGTCGGTCGTCCGGCGGTAG
- the katG gene encoding catalase/peroxidase HPI — protein sequence MADNHDAIVTDPKPEESQGGCPVAHGRAAHPTQGGGNRQWWPERLNLKILAKNPAVANPLGADFDYAKAFEALDLAAVKQDIAEVLTTSQDWWPADFGNYGPLMIRMAWHSAGTYRISDGRGGAGAGQQRFAPLNSWPDNASLDKARRLLWPVKKKYGQSISWADLMVLTGNVALETMGFTTFGFAGGRADVWEPEEDVYWGPETEWLGGDARYTGDRNLESPLGAVQMGLIYVNPEGPDGNPDPLAAARDIRETFRRMAMNDEETVALIAGGHTFGKTHGAGPADNVGDDPEAAPMEQLGLGWKSTYGTGVGKDAITSGLEVTWTTTPTQWGNGFFKNLFEFEYELSKSPAGAHQWVAKDAPEIIPDAFDAEKKHRPTMLTTDLSLRFDPVYAEISRRFYENPDQFADAFARAWYKLTHRDMGPVSRYLGPEVPSEVLLWQDPLPERTGEILDAADIAALKEQVLGSGLTVSQLVSTAWASAASFRASDKRGGANGARVRLEPQRNWEVNNPDELAQVLRTLEGVQESFNAKGGRQVSLADLIVLAGTAAVEKAAKDGGVDVEVGFTPGRVDASQEQTDVESFEALEPVADGFRNYAGKGNRLPAEFLLLDRANLLSLSAPELTVLVGGLRVLGANQGGSQHGVLTERVGTLTNDFFVNLLDLGTEWKSTSSAQDQFEARDASGALKWTGTRADLVFGSNSELRAVAEVYASDDANAKFVKDFAAAWQKVMDLDRFDLV from the coding sequence ATGGCTGACAACCACGATGCGATCGTCACCGACCCGAAGCCCGAGGAGTCGCAGGGCGGTTGCCCCGTCGCACACGGACGGGCCGCACACCCCACGCAGGGCGGCGGGAACCGTCAGTGGTGGCCGGAGCGCCTCAACCTGAAGATCCTGGCGAAGAACCCGGCCGTGGCGAACCCGCTCGGTGCGGACTTCGACTACGCGAAGGCGTTCGAGGCGCTCGACCTCGCGGCCGTGAAGCAGGACATCGCCGAGGTGCTGACCACCTCGCAGGACTGGTGGCCCGCCGACTTCGGCAACTACGGCCCGCTGATGATCCGGATGGCCTGGCACAGCGCCGGTACGTACCGCATCAGTGACGGCCGAGGCGGCGCCGGTGCCGGTCAGCAGCGCTTCGCGCCGCTGAACAGCTGGCCGGACAACGCCAGCCTCGACAAGGCCCGCCGTCTGCTGTGGCCGGTGAAGAAGAAGTACGGCCAGTCGATCTCCTGGGCCGACCTGATGGTGCTCACCGGCAACGTCGCCCTGGAGACCATGGGCTTTACGACCTTCGGCTTCGCCGGTGGCCGCGCGGACGTGTGGGAGCCGGAGGAGGACGTCTACTGGGGTCCCGAGACCGAGTGGCTCGGCGGCGACGCCCGCTACACCGGTGACCGCAACCTGGAGAGCCCGCTCGGCGCGGTCCAGATGGGTCTGATCTACGTCAACCCCGAGGGCCCCGACGGCAACCCGGACCCGCTGGCCGCCGCCCGCGACATCCGCGAGACCTTCCGCCGCATGGCGATGAACGACGAGGAGACCGTCGCCCTCATCGCCGGTGGCCACACCTTCGGCAAGACCCACGGCGCGGGCCCCGCGGACAACGTCGGCGACGACCCCGAGGCCGCCCCGATGGAGCAGCTGGGCCTGGGCTGGAAGAGCACGTACGGCACGGGTGTGGGCAAGGACGCCATCACGTCCGGCCTGGAGGTCACCTGGACCACGACGCCCACCCAGTGGGGCAACGGCTTCTTCAAGAACCTCTTCGAGTTCGAGTACGAGCTCTCCAAGAGCCCGGCGGGCGCCCACCAGTGGGTCGCCAAGGACGCCCCGGAGATCATCCCGGACGCCTTCGACGCCGAGAAGAAGCACCGCCCGACGATGCTGACCACGGACCTGTCGCTGCGCTTCGACCCGGTGTACGCGGAGATCTCGCGCCGCTTCTACGAGAACCCGGACCAGTTCGCGGACGCCTTCGCCCGCGCCTGGTACAAGCTGACGCACCGTGACATGGGCCCGGTCTCCCGCTACCTCGGCCCAGAGGTCCCCTCCGAGGTGCTGCTGTGGCAGGACCCGCTGCCGGAGCGCACGGGCGAAATCCTCGACGCGGCCGATATCGCCGCGCTCAAGGAGCAGGTCCTCGGCTCCGGCCTCACCGTCTCGCAGCTGGTCTCCACCGCCTGGGCCTCGGCCGCCTCGTTCCGCGCCAGCGACAAGCGGGGCGGCGCGAACGGCGCCCGCGTCCGCCTGGAGCCGCAGCGCAACTGGGAGGTCAACAACCCGGACGAGCTCGCCCAGGTGCTGCGCACCCTGGAGGGCGTCCAGGAGTCCTTCAACGCCAAGGGCGGCCGTCAGGTCTCGCTGGCCGACCTGATCGTCCTCGCGGGCACCGCGGCGGTCGAGAAGGCAGCCAAGGACGGCGGCGTGGACGTCGAGGTCGGCTTCACGCCGGGCCGCGTCGACGCCTCGCAGGAGCAGACGGACGTCGAGTCGTTCGAGGCGCTTGAGCCCGTCGCCGACGGCTTCCGCAACTACGCGGGCAAGGGCAACCGCCTCCCCGCCGAGTTCCTGCTGCTCGACCGCGCGAACCTGCTCTCGCTGAGCGCCCCGGAGCTGACCGTGCTCGTCGGCGGTCTGCGCGTCCTCGGTGCGAACCAGGGCGGTTCCCAGCACGGTGTCCTCACCGAGCGCGTCGGCACGCTGACGAACGACTTCTTCGTCAACCTGCTGGACCTGGGCACCGAGTGGAAGTCGACCTCCTCCGCGCAGGACCAGTTCGAGGCCCGCGACGCGAGCGGCGCCCTCAAGTGGACCGGTACCCGCGCCGACCTGGTGTTCGGCTCGAACTCCGAGCTGCGTGCCGTGGCCGAGGTGTACGCGAGCGACGACGCGAACGCCAAGTTCGTGAAGGACTTCGCCGCGGCGTGGCAGAAGGTCATGGACCTGGACCGGTTCGACCTCGTCTGA
- a CDS encoding Fur family transcriptional regulator: MSDLLQRLRGRGWRMTSQRRVVAEVLDGDHVHLTADEVHALAVGRLPEISRATVYNTLGEMVSLGEVTELSTDGRAKRYDPNAHRPHQHLVCSGCGVIRDVHPSGDPLHALPADQRYGFTVSEAAITYRGLCPGCA, encoded by the coding sequence ATGAGTGACCTGCTGCAGCGCCTGCGCGGACGCGGCTGGAGAATGACCTCCCAGCGGCGAGTCGTCGCCGAGGTCCTCGACGGCGACCACGTCCACCTCACCGCCGACGAGGTGCACGCCCTCGCGGTGGGCCGCCTCCCGGAGATCTCGCGCGCCACCGTCTACAACACCCTGGGCGAGATGGTCTCCCTCGGCGAGGTCACCGAACTCTCCACCGACGGCCGCGCCAAGCGCTACGACCCCAACGCCCACCGCCCCCACCAGCACTTGGTGTGCTCGGGCTGCGGCGTCATCCGCGACGTCCACCCCTCCGGCGACCCCCTGCACGCGCTTCCCGCCGACCAGCGCTACGGCTTCACGGTGTCGGAGGCTGCGATCACGTACCGGGGGCTGTGCCCGGGGTGCGCCTGA
- a CDS encoding maleylpyruvate isomerase family mycothiol-dependent enzyme: MTGPERTAEHARKTPIWPLVHAERAALAADLADLSDGDWATTSLCTELTVREVLAHLASAATLNPVRWWLGVLRCRFDFDKQVAMRLAEQLGATPAETLERFRRTIPSTTKPPLPVLAMLGETVVHGEDIRRPLGIVRGYPIETLTLLADYYRGSDLVVLAKGRIDGLRLVADDGPFTTGSGPLVSGSTLALLMAMTGRAPYCDDLSGEGVKTLRERCGGA, from the coding sequence ATGACCGGTCCCGAACGTACGGCGGAACACGCCCGCAAGACCCCGATCTGGCCGCTCGTCCACGCCGAGCGCGCGGCCCTGGCGGCCGATCTCGCCGACCTGAGCGACGGAGACTGGGCCACGACGTCGCTGTGCACCGAGCTCACGGTGCGCGAGGTGCTGGCCCACCTCGCCTCGGCGGCGACCCTCAACCCCGTGCGGTGGTGGTTGGGGGTGCTCCGCTGCCGGTTCGACTTCGACAAACAGGTGGCGATGCGGCTGGCGGAGCAGCTGGGCGCGACCCCGGCCGAAACCCTGGAAAGGTTCCGCCGGACGATCCCGAGCACGACCAAGCCGCCCCTTCCGGTCCTGGCCATGCTGGGCGAGACCGTCGTGCACGGGGAGGACATCCGCCGCCCGCTGGGCATCGTGCGCGGCTACCCGATCGAGACGCTCACCCTGCTGGCCGACTACTACCGGGGCTCCGACCTGGTGGTCCTCGCCAAGGGCCGCATCGACGGGCTGCGACTCGTCGCGGACGACGGCCCCTTCACGACGGGCTCAGGACCGCTCGTCTCGGGTTCGACCCTGGCCCTGCTCATGGCGATGACGGGCCGCGCACCGTACTGCGACGACCTCTCAGGCGAGGGCGTGAAGACTCTCCGCGAACGCTGCGGCGGGGCGTGA
- a CDS encoding ABC transporter substrate-binding protein, with protein sequence MNSPVRIGALAPLTRPGWVEAGQHLLAGLELAAREVNASGGIAGRPLELLVRDTAADPQQATAAVSELADLGVAALTGEYHSVVARAAATGAAALGLPFLCSSSVLDALTDRPTDQVARLSPPQSRGWRSYADFLLGAGHRRIAVVTQPSVYWAAGTRILRDRLAPHGGTVTELDTSGLSPDAVCDALVENASTALLLLVGHPEPARGIVTSVRRDARLAGLLIGAPAGQPEFAELAGLPGGDGLAIPFLRYLPEELTPLGARVEKALRGRLAAAPSFVAFEGYDSIAVLAEALRTYGTDRSRLSASWPALAVEGTRGRISFSRTPGSPVWQWADAPVQIADRDPAAPDRFRVLRSG encoded by the coding sequence ATGAATTCGCCCGTACGCATCGGCGCTCTCGCTCCCCTCACCCGACCGGGCTGGGTCGAGGCGGGTCAACACCTGCTCGCGGGGCTGGAGTTGGCGGCCCGCGAGGTCAACGCCTCGGGCGGGATCGCGGGACGCCCCCTCGAACTGCTGGTCCGGGACACGGCCGCCGATCCGCAGCAGGCGACGGCGGCCGTGTCCGAGTTGGCGGACCTGGGGGTGGCGGCCCTGACCGGCGAGTACCACAGCGTCGTCGCCCGCGCCGCCGCCACCGGGGCCGCCGCCCTCGGCCTGCCGTTCCTCTGCTCCTCCTCGGTCCTGGACGCGCTCACGGACCGGCCGACGGACCAGGTCGCGCGCCTCTCCCCGCCGCAGTCACGGGGCTGGCGGTCGTACGCGGACTTCCTGCTCGGCGCGGGCCACCGCCGCATCGCCGTGGTGACCCAGCCGAGCGTCTACTGGGCGGCGGGAACCCGCATCCTGCGCGACCGTCTCGCCCCGCACGGCGGCACCGTCACCGAACTCGACACGAGCGGGCTCTCCCCCGACGCGGTGTGCGACGCACTCGTCGAGAACGCCTCAACTGCCCTTCTCCTCCTGGTCGGTCACCCGGAACCGGCACGGGGGATCGTCACGTCCGTACGCCGCGACGCACGCCTCGCCGGGCTCCTGATCGGCGCTCCGGCCGGGCAGCCGGAGTTCGCCGAGCTGGCGGGACTGCCGGGCGGCGACGGCCTCGCGATCCCCTTCCTGCGCTACCTGCCCGAAGAGCTCACGCCACTCGGCGCCCGCGTCGAGAAGGCCCTGCGCGGGCGCTTGGCCGCAGCGCCCTCCTTCGTCGCCTTCGAGGGGTACGACTCGATCGCCGTCCTCGCCGAGGCGCTGCGCACGTACGGCACGGACCGCTCCCGCCTCTCCGCCTCCTGGCCGGCCCTCGCGGTCGAGGGCACGCGCGGGCGGATCAGTTTCTCCCGTACACCGGGCAGCCCGGTGTGGCAGTGGGCCGACGCGCCCGTCCAGATCGCCGACCGGGACCCGGCCGCCCCCGACCGCTTCCGTGTCCTGCGCTCCGGCTGA
- a CDS encoding hemerythrin domain-containing protein, which produces MTQHPQDVVKLILDDHRRMEELLRRMRSVAEDRAGALRLFAALLIAHGEAEEDEVYPALRTYRRIDDAEVEHGVQEHSEGNRALLALLEVEEVGSGDWDEKLERLVAAVTHHTDEEERTLLNGARENVPASRRAELGAAFRHARTEHLKADCGRVENVRKVVQNS; this is translated from the coding sequence GTGACACAGCACCCGCAGGACGTGGTGAAGCTCATCCTGGACGACCACCGGCGCATGGAGGAACTGCTGCGCCGCATGCGCAGCGTGGCGGAGGACCGGGCCGGGGCGCTCCGGCTGTTCGCCGCGCTGCTGATCGCGCACGGCGAGGCCGAGGAGGACGAGGTGTACCCCGCCCTCAGGACGTACCGGCGCATCGACGACGCCGAGGTCGAGCACGGCGTCCAGGAGCACAGCGAAGGCAACCGGGCGCTGCTGGCCCTCCTCGAAGTCGAGGAGGTCGGCTCCGGCGACTGGGACGAGAAGCTGGAGAGGCTCGTCGCGGCGGTGACCCATCACACGGACGAGGAGGAGCGCACCCTCCTCAACGGCGCCCGCGAGAACGTCCCCGCCTCCCGCCGCGCCGAACTCGGTGCCGCCTTCCGGCACGCCCGCACGGAACACCTCAAGGCCGACTGCGGCCGCGTGGAGAACGTACGCAAGGTGGTCCAGAACTCCTGA
- a CDS encoding SdpI family protein, translated as MEPVAVWVCGAGLLTLGLLIHFLCRQAGNGDLGRNAAIGIRTRATMSSDAAWNAGHAAAIPLLRATYLTAYATGAITGVLALAVPLGGIRAPAIIAVPLCALATVVMLLSVASSRANAAARTTA; from the coding sequence GTGGAACCGGTCGCGGTGTGGGTGTGCGGAGCGGGACTCCTCACACTGGGCCTGCTGATCCACTTCCTGTGCCGGCAGGCGGGGAACGGCGACCTGGGACGCAACGCCGCGATCGGCATCCGGACCAGGGCCACGATGTCCTCGGACGCTGCGTGGAACGCGGGCCACGCAGCGGCGATCCCCCTGCTGAGGGCGACGTACCTGACGGCGTACGCCACGGGCGCGATCACCGGCGTCCTGGCCCTGGCGGTGCCCCTGGGCGGCATCAGGGCGCCCGCGATCATCGCCGTCCCCCTGTGCGCCCTCGCCACGGTCGTCATGCTGCTCTCGGTGGCGTCGTCCAGGGCGAACGCGGCCGCACGCACCACCGCGTAG
- the rho gene encoding transcription termination factor Rho, with protein MTTTLETPTTAPSPAVHAVGILDLAGTGGSHGFLRGTDLEPTQHDVQVPAALIRRLGLRKGDLVHGVCGKPHTLTQVDFVNDDPQYATRRRPHFHDLTPLHPRERLHLESAAGDLGPRVVDLVAPVGKGQRGLIVAPPKTGKTVLLQQLAASVAANHPEAHLMVVLLDERPEEVTDMRRSVRGEVYASTFDRPAKAHIALAELAVERAKRLVEDGQDVVILLDSLTRLCRAHNNAASSGGRTLSGGVDASALIGPKRFFGAARLTEEAGSLTILATALVDTGSRADDYYFEELKSTGNMELRLDRSLADRRVFPAVDITPSGTRREELLMPAAELAAVRGLRRALQSREGQGTLETVLTKLRHTPDNATFLRQVHATLPAA; from the coding sequence ATGACCACCACACTCGAAACCCCAACCACCGCTCCGTCTCCGGCCGTTCACGCCGTGGGCATCCTCGACCTCGCCGGAACCGGAGGAAGCCACGGCTTCCTGCGCGGGACGGACCTCGAACCCACCCAGCACGACGTGCAGGTTCCCGCCGCGCTCATCCGCCGACTCGGCCTGCGCAAGGGCGACTTGGTGCACGGCGTCTGCGGCAAGCCGCACACCCTCACCCAGGTCGACTTCGTCAACGACGATCCCCAGTACGCCACTCGGCGCCGTCCTCACTTCCACGACCTCACCCCGCTGCACCCGCGCGAGCGGCTGCACCTGGAGAGCGCGGCGGGCGACCTCGGTCCGCGCGTCGTCGATCTGGTCGCCCCCGTCGGCAAGGGTCAGCGCGGGCTGATCGTCGCGCCGCCGAAGACCGGCAAGACCGTACTGCTCCAGCAGTTGGCCGCGTCGGTCGCCGCCAACCACCCCGAGGCGCACCTCATGGTGGTGCTCCTGGACGAACGGCCCGAGGAGGTCACCGACATGCGCCGCAGCGTGCGCGGCGAGGTGTACGCGTCGACCTTCGACCGGCCCGCTAAGGCGCACATCGCGCTCGCGGAACTGGCCGTGGAACGCGCCAAGCGCCTCGTCGAGGACGGCCAGGACGTCGTGATCCTGCTCGACTCCCTGACCCGGCTGTGCCGGGCGCACAACAACGCCGCCTCCTCCGGCGGCCGTACGCTCAGCGGCGGCGTCGACGCGTCCGCGCTGATCGGCCCGAAGCGCTTCTTCGGCGCGGCCCGGCTCACCGAGGAGGCGGGCTCCCTGACGATCCTGGCCACGGCCCTGGTCGACACGGGTTCGCGCGCCGACGACTACTACTTCGAGGAGCTGAAGAGCACCGGCAACATGGAACTGCGTCTGGACCGCTCCCTCGCGGACCGACGCGTCTTCCCCGCGGTCGACATCACGCCCTCCGGCACCCGCCGCGAGGAACTCCTCATGCCCGCCGCCGAGTTGGCCGCTGTACGCGGTCTGCGCCGGGCCCTCCAGTCGCGCGAGGGGCAGGGCACCCTCGAAACGGTCCTCACCAAACTGCGCCACACCCCCGACAACGCGACCTTCCTCCGCCAGGTCCACGCCACCCTCCCAGCGGCCTGA
- a CDS encoding class I SAM-dependent methyltransferase — MFTPQGPTFRELAVQALSSVEHGYDLLAPKFDHTPFRTPDAFLAPVTDFLRRLGAFDAGLDLCCGTGAGAGVLEEVCRERVAGVDLSAGMLDVARRRPSAPVPVHWVRGDALALPFGPVFDLVVSFGAFGHFLPALRPALFSQVHAVLRPGGRFAFPLPAPAVPGSRVHLAMLGFDAVMRVRNALWRPPFVMYYRGFRLGDITAELSAAGFGVETYALEELGRREDGSPRCRMVVATRR; from the coding sequence GTGTTCACACCCCAGGGCCCCACCTTCCGAGAACTCGCCGTCCAGGCGCTCTCCTCCGTCGAGCACGGCTACGACCTGCTCGCCCCGAAGTTCGACCACACTCCCTTCCGTACGCCCGACGCGTTCCTCGCCCCGGTGACCGACTTCCTGCGCCGTCTCGGCGCCTTCGACGCGGGACTCGATCTGTGCTGCGGCACCGGTGCGGGGGCCGGAGTCCTGGAGGAGGTCTGCCGCGAGCGGGTGGCCGGGGTCGACCTCAGCGCCGGAATGCTCGACGTGGCCCGGCGCCGCCCCTCGGCTCCCGTACCCGTCCACTGGGTTCGCGGCGACGCGCTCGCCCTCCCCTTCGGCCCGGTCTTCGACCTGGTGGTGAGCTTCGGCGCCTTCGGCCACTTCCTGCCCGCCCTGCGCCCCGCGCTCTTCTCCCAGGTCCACGCGGTGCTGCGGCCCGGTGGCCGGTTCGCCTTCCCGCTGCCCGCCCCGGCGGTGCCCGGCTCGCGCGTCCACCTCGCCATGCTGGGCTTCGACGCCGTGATGCGGGTGCGCAACGCGCTCTGGCGACCTCCCTTCGTCATGTACTACCGAGGCTTCCGGCTCGGCGACATCACCGCCGAACTCTCCGCAGCCGGTTTCGGCGTCGAGACGTACGCACTGGAGGAACTCGGCCGCCGCGAGGACGGATCCCCGCGCTGCCGCATGGTGGTCGCGACCCGGCGCTGA
- a CDS encoding serine hydrolase produces the protein MGITPSETRPELRKAIEEITASGITGISLHVHDERGDWAGSAGAAELDGPAAPPVNGHVRIGSNTKTFTAALVLQLVAEGRVALDDPAADHLPEFDLDAKTTVRMLLQHTSGIFNFTGEMYEDGTVGHGIPSTISGQEWVDKRFTTYPPEDLVRLALSRQPRFAPGEGWSYSNTNYVILRLLVEKLTGLSCAEVTQERILGPLGLTGTVVPGASPEIPAPYAHAYYRYEDVDGREHTVDVTRQNPSWVSAGGDMISTPRDLHVFISALVAGELVPAPLLAEMTAPHAASGFGLGLRVQELDGGGTVYFHNGGQGGHAALMYSTPDGSRTLTAALNYVDDAALSMAGPFLKAMERLVAEVFGGAEDDAARRAG, from the coding sequence ATGGGCATCACCCCTTCCGAGACTCGCCCGGAGCTGCGCAAGGCGATCGAGGAGATCACCGCATCCGGCATCACCGGCATCTCGCTGCACGTCCACGACGAGCGGGGCGACTGGGCGGGCAGCGCCGGAGCGGCCGAACTGGACGGGCCCGCCGCGCCCCCGGTGAACGGGCACGTCCGCATCGGCAGCAACACCAAGACCTTCACCGCGGCCCTGGTGCTCCAGCTGGTGGCGGAGGGCAGGGTCGCCCTGGACGACCCGGCGGCCGACCATCTCCCCGAGTTCGACCTCGACGCCAAGACCACCGTACGGATGCTGCTCCAGCACACCAGCGGCATCTTCAACTTCACCGGCGAGATGTACGAGGACGGGACGGTCGGCCATGGCATCCCCTCCACGATCTCCGGCCAGGAATGGGTCGACAAGCGCTTCACCACCTACCCGCCCGAGGACCTGGTCCGCCTCGCGCTGTCCCGGCAGCCCCGGTTCGCGCCGGGCGAGGGCTGGAGCTACTCCAACACCAACTACGTCATCCTCCGGCTGCTGGTCGAGAAGCTCACCGGCCTCTCGTGCGCCGAGGTCACGCAGGAACGCATCCTGGGCCCGCTCGGACTCACCGGCACGGTGGTGCCGGGCGCGTCGCCGGAGATCCCCGCACCGTACGCACACGCCTACTACCGGTACGAGGACGTCGACGGCCGCGAGCACACGGTCGACGTCACCCGGCAGAACCCCTCCTGGGTCTCTGCGGGCGGCGACATGATCTCCACACCCCGGGACCTGCATGTCTTCATCTCCGCGCTGGTGGCGGGGGAGTTGGTGCCCGCACCGCTGCTGGCCGAGATGACCGCGCCCCATGCCGCCAGCGGCTTCGGGCTCGGGCTGCGCGTGCAGGAGCTGGACGGGGGCGGCACCGTCTACTTCCACAACGGCGGTCAGGGCGGCCACGCGGCACTCATGTACAGCACACCGGACGGCAGCAGGACCCTGACGGCCGCGCTGAACTACGTCGACGACGCGGCCCTGTCGATGGCCGGACCCTTCCTGAAGGCGATGGAACGGCTCGTGGCGGAGGTGTTCGGCGGGGCTGAGGACGATGCTGCCCGTCGTGCGGGCTGA
- a CDS encoding MerR family transcriptional regulator, which yields MSNGLTIGQAATFAGVTVKTVRHYHKLGLVAEPERDSSGYRRYGSAELLRLVQVRTLAAAGVPLAETGPLLDADAEEFATALVAVEQELTSRITELTERRDMLHRLAEGDRALLPDRAVALLERMAGRGFTREEVAASREGLVLARALAPDGLDDYLDALELALDDAPFLALIKQGAEAVDWEPDDPRLEELVDAMADAYLADPQRLKIVTSFQARTETATRYRLISRFGNQSPAGARMADLIEARLRAAGVVIPRG from the coding sequence ATGAGCAACGGACTTACGATCGGGCAGGCCGCCACCTTCGCCGGAGTCACCGTGAAGACGGTGCGGCACTACCACAAGCTCGGCCTCGTCGCGGAGCCGGAGCGCGACAGCTCCGGCTACCGGCGTTACGGATCGGCCGAGTTGCTGCGTCTCGTCCAGGTCCGCACGCTGGCCGCCGCCGGGGTGCCACTGGCCGAGACCGGGCCCCTGCTCGACGCCGACGCCGAGGAGTTCGCGACCGCGCTCGTCGCCGTGGAGCAGGAACTCACCTCGCGGATCACTGAGTTGACCGAACGCCGCGACATGCTGCACCGCCTGGCCGAGGGCGACCGGGCCCTGCTGCCCGACCGGGCGGTGGCGCTGCTGGAGCGGATGGCCGGGCGCGGCTTCACCCGCGAGGAGGTGGCGGCGTCCCGCGAGGGCCTGGTGCTGGCCAGGGCGCTGGCGCCGGACGGGCTCGACGACTACCTCGACGCGCTCGAACTCGCTCTGGACGACGCGCCGTTCCTCGCGCTGATCAAACAGGGGGCCGAGGCGGTGGACTGGGAGCCGGACGACCCCCGCCTCGAAGAACTCGTCGACGCGATGGCGGACGCGTACCTCGCCGATCCCCAGCGGCTGAAGATCGTGACCAGCTTCCAGGCCCGCACCGAGACCGCGACCCGCTACCGGCTCATCAGCCGCTTCGGCAACCAGTCCCCGGCGGGGGCCCGGATGGCGGACCTGATCGAGGCGAGGCTCCGCGCGGCGGGCGTGGTCATTCCGCGCGGCTGA
- a CDS encoding polysaccharide deacetylase family protein — MNHRTRITRATGLLLTAALVPLLTSCGLTGVMSPAEVRGDAVGDGKAASGPVDCTKAKCVALTFDGGPSAPTPKALDVLKEQKVPATFFLQGKGHTDTYPQTVTRMAKEGHEIANHTWSHKNLTELTPEEIRAEIQPVQKDIKEATGKAPTLMRPPGGATSNEVKDVLKEMGLAQILWSVTAKDFGVKDPEVVKKRVLEQTKPDGIILLHERYPGTIPALPGIIGELRKQGYTFVTVSQLMSPAVPEAGEVYRP; from the coding sequence ATGAACCACCGCACCCGCATCACCCGCGCGACGGGCCTGCTCCTGACCGCCGCTCTCGTGCCCCTGCTCACCTCGTGCGGCCTCACGGGCGTCATGTCGCCCGCCGAGGTCCGGGGCGACGCCGTGGGCGACGGCAAGGCCGCGAGCGGGCCGGTCGACTGCACGAAGGCGAAGTGCGTGGCGCTCACCTTCGACGGCGGCCCCAGCGCACCCACGCCGAAGGCACTGGACGTACTGAAGGAGCAGAAGGTCCCGGCGACCTTCTTCCTCCAGGGCAAGGGCCACACCGACACGTACCCCCAGACCGTGACCCGCATGGCCAAGGAAGGCCATGAAATAGCGAACCACACGTGGTCGCACAAGAACCTGACCGAACTCACCCCGGAGGAGATCCGGGCGGAGATCCAGCCGGTGCAGAAGGACATCAAGGAGGCCACCGGCAAGGCCCCCACCCTGATGCGCCCGCCGGGCGGCGCCACCAGCAACGAGGTGAAGGACGTCCTGAAGGAGATGGGCCTCGCCCAGATCCTGTGGAGCGTCACCGCGAAGGACTTCGGCGTCAAGGACCCCGAAGTGGTCAAGAAGCGCGTCCTCGAACAGACCAAGCCCGACGGCATCATCCTGCTGCACGAGCGCTACCCCGGAACGATCCCCGCGCTCCCCGGCATCATCGGCGAACTCCGCAAGCAGGGGTACACCTTCGTGACGGTCTCCCAGCTGATGTCCCCCGCCGTGCCGGAAGCGGGCGAGGTCTACCGCCCCTGA